The Theropithecus gelada isolate Dixy chromosome X, Tgel_1.0, whole genome shotgun sequence genome includes a window with the following:
- the LOC112616391 gene encoding formin-like protein 14 — protein sequence MWAVGASRWGRLPPARGAAAPNHRISNTGKRGLGHPKPQVSCRSSLVVERPAPIVVSPPLRHRPIPPAPPPTPEPALSPFVSRGIPLLPIPARDHHRCPLPSVGPGTEDCPPSFADYGPKAHPQGVPPPGRRLLAPLFSRASVGRYAPLAGHRNEAQRPLLPGRGLLPENPVSLRLPIQTTQDQIYQRNLPSTSTEIQDRRKYGRITRDWTQ from the coding sequence ATGTGGGCAGTAGGGGCTAGCCGCTGGGGCAGGCTGCCCCCAGCAAGAGGAGCGGCAGCTCCAAACCACAGAATCTCCAACACTGGAAAGCGTGGCCTCGGTCACCCTAAGCCACAGGTATCCTGCCGATCATCGCTTGTGGTGGAGCGCCCGGCGCCAATCGTGGTCAGTCCGCCTCTACGCCACCGTCCGATTCCCCCGGCGCCCCCGCCGACCCCGGAGCCGGCCCTCAGCCCCTTCGTCAGCCGAGGCATACCCTTGCTGCCCATCCCAGCCAGGGATCACCACCGCTGCCCTCTACCAAGCGTCGGGCCGGGTACCGAGGACTGCCCGCCAAGTTTTGCGGACTATGGCCCTAAAGCTCATCCACAAGGAGTTCCTCCACCTGGCCGGCGACTCCTAGCCCCACTGTTCAGCAGGGCCAGTGTGGGACGATATGCTCCACTGGCAGGCCACCGAAACGAGGCCCAAAGACCCCTCCTACCTGGGAGGGGTCTTCTTCCTGAGAATCCAGTTTCCCTCCGACTGCCTATTCAAACCACCCAAGATCAAATTTACCAACGGAATTTACCATCAACATCAACGGAAATACAGGATAGGAGGAAGTATGGCAGAATAACTAGAGACTGGACTCAGTAG